A part of Phoenix dactylifera cultivar Barhee BC4 chromosome 2, palm_55x_up_171113_PBpolish2nd_filt_p, whole genome shotgun sequence genomic DNA contains:
- the LOC103720109 gene encoding U-box domain-containing protein 44-like, which yields MAEDREGNYDSSSHSNENNHEQLHIEPIYEAFLCPLTKQIMRDPVTLESGQTFEREAIEKWFKECRGSGRKPICPLTLKELNCTDLNPSIALRNTIEEWTQRNEAAQLDKACRSLTLGSAESDVLQALNFVTYICQKSRSSKHVVRDADLIPMISGMMKSSSRRVRCKALETLRIVAEEDNDNKEAMAAGDTIRTIVKFLSHEHSQEREEAVSLLYELSKSECVCEKIGGVNGAILILVGMSSSKSENILTVERAEKTLENLEKCEKNVRQMAENGRLQPLLTLLLEGSPETQLSMAAYLGELVLSNDVKVFVTQTAGSALVDIMRSGSKEARESALRALNQISSYETSAKILIQAGILPPLMNDLFTVGANQLPMRLKEVSATVLANIVSSSAGIESIPLGHDHQTLVSEDIVHNLLHLISNTGPAVESKLLQVLVGLTSSSTTVLNIVAAIKSSGATISLIQFVEAPQRDLRMASIKLLHRISPYMGQELADALCGTACQLSSLIKVIAENNGISEEQAAAIGLLADLPEGDSRLIRRLLDEGAFDIIISKVVRIRQGETRGSRFVTPFLEGLVRVLSRLTYILEDESDIVSLARDHNLAALFTDLLQMSGLDRVQMVSAMALENLSKQSKHQTRIPVVPEQGFCCSIFPCLSKQPVVTGLCRVHHGICSMKESFCLLEGKAVEKLVACLDHTNGKVVEAALAALCTLLDDGVDIEQGVMALCDADGIKPILEVLRENQTEILRQRAVWAVERILRTDDIAYEISGDQNVGTALVEAFRHGDYRTKQIAERALKHVDKLPNFSGIFPKMGG from the exons ATGGCAGAAGATCGGGAGGGAAATTATGATTCTAGTAGCCACTCCAATGAGAATAATCATGAACAGTTGCACATTGAGCCTATTTATGAGGCCTTTCTCTGCCCACTTACGAAACAAattatgagggatcctgttacaCTAGAGAGTGGGCAGACCTTTGAGAGGGAAGCTATTGAGAAGTGGTTCAAGGAATGCAGGGGCAGTGGGAGGAAGCCAATTTGCCCATTGACACTGAAAGAGCTAAATTGCACTGACCTGAACCCTAGTATTGCTCTAAGGAATACTATTGAAGAATGGACCCAAAGAAATGAAGCTGCTCAGCTTGATAAAGCTTGTAGATCTCTCACTTTAGGAAGCGCAGAAAGTGATGTTTTACAAGCTCTAAACTTTGTCACTTATATTTGCCAGAAAAGCAGGTCCAGTAAGCATGTTGTAAGGGATGCGGACTTGATACCTATGATTTCTGGCATGATGAAGAGTAGCAGCAGGAGAGTGCGATGCAAAGCATTAGAAACTCTTCGTATTGTGGCTGAAGAAGACAACGACAATAAG GAAGCTATGGCTGCAGGGGACACCATTCGTACTATTGTAAAGTTCTTGTCACATGAGCATTcccaagaaagagaggaagctgTCTCTCTTTTATATGAGCTTTCAAAATCTGAATGTGTGTGTGAAAAGATTGGTGGGGTCAACGGAGCAATTCTTATACTAGTTGGGATGTCAAGTAGTAAATCAGAAAACATTTTGACTGTTGAGAGAGCTGAGAAAACACTAGAGAATCTGGAAAAGTGTGAAAAAAATGTGAGGCAAATGGCTGAAAATGGTAGACTGCAGCCCCTTCTTACCCTGCTCCTTGAAG GTTCACCTGAAACACAGCTATCTATGGCTGCATATCTCGGGGAGCTTGTTTTGAGCAATGATGTGAAAGTATTTGTCACCCAAACTGCAGGCTCAGCACTGGTTGATATCATGAGAAGTGGGAGCAAGGAAGCAAGAGAATCTGCTCTCAGGGCATTGAACCAGATTTCATCCTATGAAACAAGTGCCAAGATACTAATCCAAGCTGGCATTCTCCCCCCTCTCATGAATGACCTTTTCACTGTTGGTGCCAACCAGCTCCCCATGAGGCtgaaggaagtctctgcaacaGTTCTTGCTAATATTGTGTCTTCAAGTGCTGGTATTGAGTCTATCCCACTTGGTCATGACCACCAAACCTTGGTCTCGGAAGACATTGTTCATAATCTACTACATCTCATCAGCAACACAGGTCCTGCAGTTGAGTCTAAGCTCCTTCAGGTCCTCGTTGGACTTACAAGTTCTTCCACAACTGTTCTAAACATAGTGGCTGCCATCAAAAGCTCTGGTGCTACCATCAGCTTGATTCAATTTGTGGAAGCTCCACAGAGGGATCTCCGCATGGCTTCTATTAAACTCCTCCATCGCATTTCACCTTACATGGGTCAAGAGCTGGCAGATGCCCTTTGTGGTACTGCTTGCCAGCTCAGCAGCTTGATCAAGGTCATCGCAGAGAATAATGGGATCTCTGAAGAGCAAGCAGCTGCTATTGGGCTTCTAGCTGATCTTCCCGAGGGGGACTCACGCCTCATTAGGCGTCTTCTGGATGAGGGGGCCTTCGACATAATCATTTCCAAAGTTGTCAGGATTCGGCAAGGGGAGACTCGTGGTAGTCGTTTTGTCACTCCCTTTCTTGAAGGGCTTGTAAGAGTTCTCTCAAGGCTGACATATATTCTGGAGGATGAATCTGATATCGTATCCCTTGCTCGCGATCATAATCTTGCTGCACTTTTCACTGATCTTCTTCAGATGAGTGGGCTTGATAGGGTACAAATGGTCTCTGCTATGGCATTGGAGAATCTCTCAAAACAGtcaaaacatcaaacaagaATTCCGGTTGTCCCGGAGCAAGGATTTTGTTGTTCTATATTCCCATGTCTCAGTAAGCAGCCTGTTGTAACTGGCTTGTGTCGAGTCCACCATGGGATCTGTTCTATGAAGGAGAGCTTCTGTCTGTTAGAAGGGAAGGCAGTGGAGAAGTTGGTTGCCTGTTTGGACCATACAAATGGGAAGGTTGTGGAGGCTGCCTTGGCAGCCCTGTGCACGCTGTTGGATGATGGTGTGGACATCGAGCAAGGTGTGATGGCGCTATGTGATGCAGATGGGATTAAACCAATACTTGAGGTATTGCGGGAGAACCAAACAGAGATACTCAGGCAACGAGCTGTTTGGGCTGTTGAGAGAATTTTGCGGACGGATGACATAGCTTACGAGATTTCAGGAGATCAAAATGTGGGGACGGCTTTAGTTGAAGCTTTTAGGCACGGTGACTATCGAACAAAGCAGATTGCCGAACGAGCACTGAAGCATGTAGATAAGTTGCCCAACTTTTCTGGAATATTTCCTAAGATGGGAGGTTGA
- the LOC103720114 gene encoding pyrophosphate-energized membrane proton pump 3, producing MGLLKVGDNVGDCAARGADLFESIAAEIISAMILGGTMAQRCKIEDPSGFILFPLVVHSFDLVVSSVGILSIRGIRESGLIVPIEDPMMILQKGYSVTIFFAVLAFGLSTRWLLYTEQAPSAWLNFALCGLVGIITAYLFVWITKYYTDYKHEPVRMLALSSATGHGTNIIAGVSLGLESTALPVLVISVAIIAAYWLGHTSGLVDETGNPTGGLFGTAVATMGMLSTAAFVLTMDMFGPIADNAGGIVEMSHQPESVREITDVLDAVGNTTKATTKGFAIGSAALASFLLFSAYMDEVASFAHVPFKQVDIAVPEVFVGGLLGSMLIFVFSAWACSAVGKTAQEVVNEVRRQFIERPGIMDYKEKPDYGRCVAIVATASLREMIKPGALAIISPIVIGLLFRILGHFTSQPLLGAKVVASMLMFATVAGILMALFLNTAGGAWDNAKKYIETGVLGGKGSDCHKAAVTGDTVGDPFKDTAGPSLHVLIKMLATITLVMAPIFL from the exons ATGGGATTGCTGAAGGTTGGTGATAATGTGGGTGACTGTGCTGCCCGTGGTGCTGATCTTTTCGAGAGTATAGCAGCAGAGATAATCAGTGCTATGATACTGGGAGGAACAATGGCTCAACGCTGCAAAATTGAAG ATCCATCTGGATTTATCCTGTTTCCTCTTGTTGTCCATTCTTTTGACTTGGTGGTATCATCAGTTGGAATACTCTCAATTAGAGGGATTCGTGAATCTGGACTAATTGTCCCTATAGAGGACCCAATGATGATACTTCAGAAAGGCTACTCTGTGACAATATTTTttgctgttttagcttttggtTTG TCTACTCGGTGGCTCCTTTACACTGAACAAGCACCTTCTGCATGGCTCAATTTTGCCTTATGCGGCTTGGTCGGTATCATAACGGCATATCTTTTTGTTTGGATCACCAAGTATTACACTGATTACAAGCATGAGCCTGTCCGCATGTTAGCCCTCTCAAGTGCCACAGGACATGGAACTAATATTATTGCAGGAGTGAGTTTGGGATTAGAATCAACAGCTCTCCCTGTTCTTGTGATAAGTGTAGCAATTATTGCAGCTTACTGGCTGGGGCATACATCAGGCTTGGTAGATGAAACTGGGAATCCAACTGGCGGTCTCTTTGGGACAGCCGTAGCAACAATGGGCATGCTTAGTACTGCTGCATTTGTTCTCACCATGGATATGTTTGGCCCTATAGCTGACAATGCAGGTGGAATTGTAGAGATGAGCCACCAG CCAGAAAGCGTTCGGGAAATCACTGATGTTCTAGATGCTGTTGGTAACACTACAAAAGCTACCACAAAAGGATTTGCTATTGGGTCTGCAGCActtgcttccttccttcttttcagtgcatatatggaTGAAGTAGCTTCATTTGCTCACGTTCCTTTTAAGCAG GTTGACATAGCAGTTCCAGAGGTTTTTGTTGGTGGTTTATTGGGTTCTATGCTTATATTTGTTTTTAGTGCATGGGCCTGTTCAGCTGTTGGCAAAACTGCTCAGGAGGTTGTTAATGAAGTTAGACGCCAGTTTATTGAGAGGCCAGGTATAATG GACTATAAAGAAAAACCAGATTATGGCCGTTGTGTTGCCATTGTGGCAACAGCATCCTTGCGGGAAATGATAAAGCCTGGTGCTCTGGCAATTATATCACCTATAGTAATTG GATTGCTCTTCCGAATTTTGGGACACTTTACTAGCCAACCGCTACTTGGGGCGAAAGTTGTGGCCTCGATGCTTATGTTTGCAACAGTGGCTGGTATCCTTATGGCTCTCTTTCTGAACACCGCTGGAGGTGCCTGGGATaatgcaaaaaaatatatagagacTGGTGTACTTGGAGGGAAAGGCAGTGATTGTCACAAGGCAGCAGTTACTGGTGATAC AGTTGGTGATCCATTCAAAGACACTGCAGGGCCTTCGCTCCACGTCCTTATCAAAATGCTTGCGACCATTACATTGGTCATGGCCCCCATCTTTTTGTGA